The genome window ACGTACATGATACTACGTTGTACATGCAGATGTACAAGGTAataatttgtacgtacaagatactgtaataacttgtacgtacttGTAAGATATGAAGTTATACGTACATTACAAGATACTAGGTTGTACGTACATGATACAACGATATGTAcaaacgtacaagataatagCTTTTGCATACGTATGTACAAACGTAcacaatactgtaacaatagatactaataaaatacaaagttatacgtacaagataataagtTGTACGGACATCAAAAATGAAActatatcagtaccctgggccttctgttcttgagaataagttgtttaaagattttagcctatttaaaccatgtgaccttgaatgaaggtcaaggtccttcatttgaccaaacttggtagccattcatcccagcatgtcacaggcccaatatcagtaccctgggccttctggttcttgagaagaagttgtttaaagattttagcttatttgactcctgtgaccttgaaagaatatcaaggtcattcatttgaacaaacttggtagccatacATTCCAGCATTcaacaggcctaatatcaggtctctaagccTCTTAGTTATACACAAGAAGTTAATTAGAAAATTTTAGcctatgtgaccttgaatgaaggtcaaggttattttttttaacaaactttgtagcccttcatcccagcatactacaagcactatatcagtaccctgggccttctggttcttgagaagaatttgtttaaatattttagcctatttgacccatgtgaccttgaatgaaggtcaaggttattcatttgaacaaaattggtagcccttcatcccagcatatcaTAGGTCTAATATCATGACTACAGGCCTTTGagttattcaaaagaagttgtttaaacattttagcctatttgacccctgtgaccttgattaaagatcaaggtcattcatttgaacaaacttggtagccctgcATCCCACAGCCCTAACACCAGGTTtctaggccttttagttatccacaagaagttgtttaaatgattttagcctatttgaccctgtgaccttgaatgatggtcaaggtccttcatttgaacaaactttgtagccattcatccaagcatgtaacaggacaaatatcagtaccctaggccttctggttcttgtgaagaagtcatttaaggaatttagcctatttgacccttgtgaccttgaaaagatcaaggtcattcttttgaacaaacttgatagccgtacatcccagcatgcaacaggcctaatatcaggtctctaagcgtcttagttattcacaagaagatgtttaaaggatttagcctatttgacccctgtgaccttgaatgaaggtcatggtccttcatttgaacaaacttggtagccattcatccaagcatgtcacaggccaaatatgagtaccttaggccttctggttcttgagaagaagtaatttaaagattttagcctatttgacccctgtgaccttgaaaagatcaagatcattcatttgaacaaatttggtagcctttcatccaagcatgctacaggtataatatcaggtctctaggcctcttagttattcacaagaagttgtttcatggagtttagcctatttgacccctgtgacctttaatgaaggtcaaggtccttcatttgaatgACATTTGAATGAAAAGGCAGACCGCACACCatggacggtgcatgatgacataATCTAGCAGGCCTTTCGCAGAAATAATGACTGGAAAATGACATGGATAAGTCAAATCAGAGTTATTTTATTCAACTTTCAACTGGTATTAGCTACAACCAATTTAATAAgcgcaaaattaaaaaatttaaaaacaatttaactTTTCGGTACAGCAAAACCAAAATATTTCGATATCTAAATCAATggtacactaattatatataaccatgGTTGCTATCGGGGACCATTCCAATTACGGTACATATCGCCTACATTGCACACCATACAAACATTGCGCATACGCAGCATATAATGATGTCCAGTCACACAAATGTTATGATGAGAAGTCGTTTACCAGTATGTGTTTCAGTCTGtttgatcatttatttttacaaacttggtagccgtTCATCCAAGCATAGGCTGTTTGATTACTGATAAGAACTCGGAATGAAACGTTCTATTTGACCTTAATACCATACAACATTGATATAGTCACACTAATACATACATGCTTTAATAGCTTGGACTGATAGTGAGTATCATTTCATTAGACGAATCAGAATCACTGTCCGAGTTTGTGGCATGAATTGTTGAGAGAGTATCATCAAGCAAGAACTGCTGTGGCTGTTTCCTAGGTGTACTGCTGTGTAACTGATTGTTAGATAACACTTTGTTTCGCAGACTGATTATGGATCCCATTGGCCGTGTAAAAGGTTTATTACTGTCCATTTTAGCCCCAATTTTATATGATCTGGATTCCAGGGACTTACCACTTGCTGTCTGTTTGTGTGGACTAGACTTTGATCTGATCGTTACGAGGGGAGACAAACACGTAGATTGAAGTTTGACATTATCAGGATATCCTTTTAAATTGCAGTCCACACCACTGTCTTGGAGAGAAGATTCGACACTGGATACATCACTAGTTGTTGTCCTTTGTGTCGGGGTCAGAAAGTTCCCTATTCTAGCCGTGTCATCCTGTTGAGCTGTTGAATACTGTCTCTTGTGATTTTTCTCCCTGCCAATTTGTCCCCTTCTTCCTCTTTGTACTTCCTTACCTTTACAAGCTGAATAAAATCTAAATTGTTGTGGTTGCAGATCATCGCGATACTTATTTTCCTGTGGAGCCTCTACTTGGGAATTTGAAAAATGCTGTGTGTTTGTTACAGCTGATGTGCTTTCCATGCCCAGTGTATCAAAAAATTCAAAagattttgatttgttttcaggAATTATTGACCTTGTTAGATTGTTGTTTTTTGACATTATGGATTCATGCTTTCTGATGGTTTTTTCTGGTAACTTCATTCTTCCTTTCTCTGGAGACAAACCTTTCTGATGAAATTTGTTTTGGTTCTCCTTAGAACTATGCGAGTGTGGATAATTTGTCTCTCCTTTAACCTGCTTTCTTAGCTGTGTTGGTGAAATAGGTTCATTTCCTGAATTACTATTGCTGTTTGGGTGccctgatgataatatacatgcTGACCTTTTGTCCTTTGAAGAGTTTGACCTTCCAGCTCCTTCATGGTTTTGCTGTCCTAGATCTGTTTTACCAGAGACAGGAGATGACACAGCAAGTTTGAGTCTAGCAAAAATGGCAGATGGCGAGTCAGGGTTTTTTCTTGAGTATGGATGATACCTTTGACCATAGCTTCTGCCTTCATATGGACTATTTGGGGACATCACATTCTGTGGCCTTCCGATAACATCATAACTGATTTTATTGTGTTGTGGCGTCCTATTTGAATTCTCCCTTCTGTTTCTTTGAAATGGTTTTTTATCCGAGTTTGGTGTGACAGGCTGTTCTGTAAGTAAGTCTTCCCCTATATTTCCATACGGTTTCGATGGCAGAGAACTAAATTTACTGCCTTGTCTTTCACGTTCATCCTCTTGTGTTGCATACTGTTCGTGGTATGCATCCACTATCAAATCCATCTTGTTAGGGGAGCCTGTCGTCTCCAGAACAGAATTGAATTTGTCTTTGTCATATAGTTTAGAGTTTGTGTCAATCTCATCCATATTATCAGCTAAGCTAGAGCACGCTAGGTGTAACCTCCGGCGAGCATTAACTTTGCGCCTTTGTTCTGATGAGGCAGTTGAGGGTGGTGAAAGCCATCGGTACACTTTTTCCATAGATGTCAGCGGATCTTTCAAAATTGTGGATGCTGCTAGTTTCCTCTGAGGCAAGTCTTTGAGATTCTGTATCTTAAGTTTACTAGGCACAGATTTACTGACAAGCTTATCTAATCCTCTAGAGTTGGTATATAGTGCTGGTTCCCTGCTTTGCTGCACTCTAGAATACTCTTGCGGTATAGTTTGCTTTTCTTCAACAGCCATCTTACCTTTTACAtctattttgaattttgactCGACCTGAAATCTTTGTTGGTTAGGGCCGTAGCAATCTTTATATTCAGGCTGCTGTTTTGGTACTTGGCTCTTACAAGATGTATTGTGTCCATACCAATATTGTGGTTGTTTGTGTAGATCTTTTCTACGGACAACATCTCCATCTACTTGGTCACTCGTGTAACGATCTTTTCTACCGACAATATCTCCATCGACTTTCTCACTGGTGTAACGATCTTTTCTACCGACAATATCTCCATCGACTTGGTCACTGGTGTAACGATCTTTTCTATTGACAATATCTCCATCGACTTGGCCGTTGGTGTAACGATCTTGTCTTCCGACAATATATCCATCCACTTGGTCACTGGTGTAAAGATCTTTTTTACAGACAATATCTCCATCGACTTGGTCACTGGTGTAACGATCTTTTCTACAGACAATATCTCCATCGACTTGGCCGTTGGTGTAACGATCTTTTCTACTGACTATATCTCCATCGACTTGGTCACTGGTGTAACGATCTTTTCTACTGACAATATCTCCATCGATTTTGTCACTGGTGTAATGAGCTTTTCTAACGACAATATCTCCATCAACTTGGTCATCGGTGTAACGAGCTTTTCTACCGTCAATATCTCCATCAACTTGGTCATCGGTGTAACGAGCTTTTCTACCGTCAATATCTCCATTGACTAGGTCTCTGGTGTGAAGATCATCAGCCATCCTATAAACATGAGACTTTCTGAACCTTTCATGTTTACATTCCGTTGGCTCAGAGGATGATACACAATAATTGGGTCTGTTTCGATCTGCTGTCACTTGATTTGTTGTAGTTACACCTTGATGTTTGTCATTGCTTTTCCACTTGTATGTAGCTGTCTGCTGTGAACAGGGACTAGCGGACCATTCTACACCATGGGAACGTCTGAGGCCATcctgaaattttaaaaaactaATGAGTTGAGcatacagtcgaaactcgttatctcgaaattcaacggaccaacgaaaataattcgaCTCATCCGGAATTCGACTCAGACGTAATGCCATTAGGTTTGGTCAGAAAGTGGTTTTTAACGGTCCTTATATCTTATGACAGCCGGGTACATGCCTATTACCGTGATcagcatattatcgtgattttccaacttataaggtttgtattaaatctttttagttatatgttttcagatgttatggggtttttttttaaatacatttttaaataaaaaaattgaattacgaTAATATGATCGTCATATTTTGCACTATCAACATTCCAAACAAACCTTAGAAAACGCTTTCGTTTCTAATGATTCCTAAACAAACACGCTTCCGGTCATGATCAGCCACGCTGCTAGCTGTGTAAACACGCGTCGTGtttatgtacaggtaagtcacaattGTAAAGTGACACTAATTAGGAAGCCAGACTTGAGAGcattattaaacaattattaattactAGTCATTGTTGTAGTATGTTCCCATAGGCCTGAATCTGCATATACCGATCGCGATATGTGCAGGTAAACCAATCACGTGTTACGACAAACCACAgtgaatttcaattgtttgtatccatgttatatttacgtaattgttggggtttttttttatttaaaattttgactaaAATTAAATTCGAGATAGCGACTATTTTTTTCGTTGAATATCCGTTCTAGGGACCAGGAATTGACTTTGACACAACCGGAGTTTCGAGTCATCGAAATTCGAGTCATCCgatcttaaaatacatacacaaagaaGGACAAAAAACGGGACTTGAAAATTAATTCGACTCAACCGGAATTTCGACTCAAGCgattttgagataacgagtttcgactgtacatcataacctttatttttttacatattttttcatgatttaatatgttacactcattttcATTTGTTAGATTTTTGAGGTTATTTTGCAAATGATGATATCATACAAGAAGAACATTTTTGTGCGAAACTTTAAAATCGGGCCAGTCATTGGCCTATACTAGATTACGTGGTGGCCAAAATATCAATGCATAACAGctgaatttgtttttattgtaaaatggtttaaaaagCATGATCATTAATATCTATAGACAGTATCTCACAGAGTCATAAGAATTAAATTTATAGGCATCGTTTTTAATATCTTTtgaatttatgaaataatacaaaactaaaagcccatgggccttaatgctCACCTGATACTTGATAAAATTTAGTgatgtcatttactagccaactgatgtctttttttcatgaaataggaacatagatctaataggtctacatacaaagttttattaagcttggtgcatattcAATCACATTATTGTGTTCATAAGCTTGAaaaattattagtgcaaagggcaataactctgtaggTTACATTAAAATCACACTGCCTTTCGAAATTGTTGAAGGTATTTGCCAATGTAAGTGTACATGAAGATTTTATCAAGCTTGGTTCATATTTTTCCAGAGTTATGTGAACCAGCTATTATGTGAACCAGACTATAACCTGGAATTTCCCTGTATTATATAAAGCAGACTACTACCTGGAATTTCCCTGTATTATTTGTGAACCAGACTTTAACCAGAAATTTCCCAGTATTTTGTGAACCAGACTATTACCTCTATCTTTCCAGTATTATTTGAACCAGACTATTACCAGTAACTTCCCTGTATTATGTGAACCAGCCTATTACCAGTAATTTCCCATAAATATTTGAACCAGACTATTAGCAGTAATTCTCCAGTATTATGTGAACCAGACTATTACCAGTAATTTCCCTGTATTATGTGAACCAGACAGTTAAATGTATCTTCCAAGTATTATATGAACCAGACTATTACCAGTAATTCCCCAGTATTATGTGACCAGACTTTTACCAGTAATTTCCCTGTATTATGTGAACCAGACAGTTAAATGTATCTTCCAAGTATTATATGAACCAGACTATTACCAGTAATTCCCCAGTATTATGTGAACCAGACTTTTACCAGTAATTTCCCTGTATTATGTGAACCAGACTGTTATATGTATCTTCCCAGTATTATTTGAAATCAGACTATTACCAGTAATTCCTTAGTATTATGTGAAACCAGACTGTTATATGTATCATCTTCCCAGTATTATGTGAACCAGACTATTACCAGTAATTTCCCTGTATTATGTGAACCAGACTATTACCAGTAATTTCCCAGTATTAAACGAACCAGACTATTACCAGTAATTTCCCTGTATTATGTGAACCAGACTGTTATATGTATCTTCCCAGTATTATGTGAACCAGACTATTACCAGTAATTTCCCTGTATTATGTGAACCAGACTGTTACCAGTAATTTCCCTGTATTATGTGAACCAGACTGTTATATGTATCTTCCCAGTATTATTTGAACCAGACTATTACCTACCAGTAATTTCCCTGTATTATGTGAACCAGACTATTACCAGTAATTTCCCTGTATTATGTGAACCAGACTATTACCAGTAATTTCCCAGTATTATGTGAACCAGACTGTTATATGTATCTTCCCAGTATTATGTGAACCAGACTATTACCAGTAATTTCCCTGTATTATGTGAACCAGACTATTACCAGTAATTTCCCTGTATTATGTGAACCAGACTGTTATATGTATCTTCCCAGTATTATGTGAACCAGACTATTACCAGTAATTTCCCTGTATTATGTGAACCAGACTATTACCAGTAATTCCCCAGTATTATGTGAACCAGACTGTTATATGTATCTTCCCAGTATTATGTGAACCAGATTATTACCAGTAATTTCCCTGTATTATGGGAACCAGACAATTACCAGTAATTTCCCTGTATTATGTGAACCAGACTGTTATATGTATCTTCCCAGTATTATGTGAACCAGACTATTACCAGTAATTTCCCTGTATTATGTGAACCAGACTATTACCAGTAATTTCCCTCTATTATGTGAACCAGACTATTACCAGTAATTTCCCTGTATTATGTGAACCAGACTATTACCAGTAATTTCCCAGTATTATATGAACCAGACTATCACCAGTAATTTCCCTGTATTATGTGAACCAGACTGTTATATGTATCTTCCCAGTATTATTTGAATCAGACTATTACCAGTAATTCCCTAGTATTATGTGAACCAGACTGTTATATGTATCGATATCTTCCCAGTATTATGTGAACCAGACTATTACCAGTAATTTCCCTGTATTATGTGAACCAGACTGTTATATGTATCTTCCCAATATTATATGAACCAGACTATTACCAGTAATTTCCCTGTATTATGTGAACCAGACTATTACCAGTAATTTCCCTGTATTATGTGAACCAGACTGTTATATGTATCTTCCCAGTATTATGTGAACCAGACTATTACCAGTAATTTCCCTGTATTATGTGAACCAGACTATTACCAGTAATTTCCCTGTATTATGTGAACCAGACTGTTATATGTATCTTCCCAGTATTATTTGAATCAGACTATTACCAGTAATTCCCTAGTATTATGTGAACCAGACtgttacagtcaaacctcgatgtatcgaagttcaagggaccgtcagaaaaacttcgataca of Argopecten irradians isolate NY chromosome 7, Ai_NY, whole genome shotgun sequence contains these proteins:
- the LOC138328431 gene encoding uncharacterized protein translates to MAGDLRRFVVEERENARRYHANLDAIIKKYEKSSKHVDILDLDTLEITTNKGMLHRQLSKQFGHTKLHHTKRQEESILLHEDDNSLLSMSFPESVSTNYYPKKLHSNGSSVVSRSKEDIDKSRDHGLNKFSLTDSKNPTPGFETFSLAEQVDDPEDGCELHSLQETMKTFIDDDHMEPSDAETLSSSSSNTTDEWHDETDNEENIIESDESDDITFVHNYNKDRSKVDKGNGDQLIGRNKDVGKAGRRTEHLNTTYYQDNLDRKEDQFTLLSSEDSVVYTRHDGLRRSHGVEWSASPCSQQTATYKWKSNDKHQGVTTTNQVTADRNRPNYCVSSSEPTECKHERFRKSHVYRMADDLHTRDLVNGDIDGRKARYTDDQVDGDIDGRKARYTDDQVDGDIVVRKAHYTSDKIDGDIVSRKDRYTSDQVDGDIVSRKDRYTNGQVDGDIVCRKDRYTSDQVDGDIVCKKDLYTSDQVDGYIVGRQDRYTNGQVDGDIVNRKDRYTSDQVDGDIVGRKDRYTSEKVDGDIVGRKDRYTSDQVDGDVVRRKDLHKQPQYWYGHNTSCKSQVPKQQPEYKDCYGPNQQRFQVESKFKIDVKGKMAVEEKQTIPQEYSRVQQSREPALYTNSRGLDKLVSKSVPSKLKIQNLKDLPQRKLAASTILKDPLTSMEKVYRWLSPPSTASSEQRRKVNARRRLHLACSSLADNMDEIDTNSKLYDKDKFNSVLETTGSPNKMDLIVDAYHEQYATQEDERERQGSKFSSLPSKPYGNIGEDLLTEQPVTPNSDKKPFQRNRRENSNRTPQHNKISYDVIGRPQNVMSPNSPYEGRSYGQRYHPYSRKNPDSPSAIFARLKLAVSSPVSGKTDLGQQNHEGAGRSNSSKDKRSACILSSGHPNSNSNSGNEPISPTQLRKQVKGETNYPHSHSSKENQNKFHQKGLSPEKGRMKLPEKTIRKHESIMSKNNNLTRSIIPENKSKSFEFFDTLGMESTSAVTNTQHFSNSQVEAPQENKYRDDLQPQQFRFYSACKGKEVQRGRRGQIGREKNHKRQYSTAQQDDTARIGNFLTPTQRTTTSDVSSVESSLQDSGVDCNLKGYPDNVKLQSTCLSPLVTIRSKSSPHKQTASGKSLESRSYKIGAKMDSNKPFTRPMGSIISLRNKVLSNNQLHSSTPRKQPQQFLLDDTLSTIHATNSDSDSDSSNEMILTISPSY